Genomic DNA from Corynebacterium diphtheriae:
CGCGATGATATTTCGGGACTGACCTTTGCCGAAGACAAAGTCGTGGTGGTCAGCATTGACTACCGCCTCGGAATCCAAGGCTTTACCCCCTTTGCCGCGGAGGAACCCCACCATTATCGTGGCATCGACGATTGCGCAGTGGCGCTGACATGGGTCCAAGAAAATATCGAAACCTTTGGTGGCGACCCCACAAATGTCACGGTCATGGGCAATAGTGCCGGTGGCGGAATCGCGCTATGGCTTGCGCGCCGCGATCACTACACAGGGCTGTTTCGCCGTCTATGGGTATCTTCCCCAGCGTTCCCTCGCGGCGGCGATCGCCGAAGCGCTACCCGCTGGGCGTTGTCTGCGCCAGTTACTCAAACAGGACTCGAGCGCTTGCCACGCAGAAAAGTAGTCCGTGCTGAAACCTCACTACGCCGGCGTTACTTCACCGACCTCGCTTTTGGCCCGCACCCCTTTAACGCGAAAGAACTGGTCACACTGCCTACAGTGGTCACCTACACTACCGACGAATGCGCCGACTTTGTCGGGGTGAAAAAACTCCAGGCCTCGCGTTGGTCCAAGTACATACGAAAGTACCTAGCCAAAGGGCTCGACGCGTTGCCTAAATATATCGAGCAGCTTCCCGACGACACCTACTTCGCACAGCTCACCTCGGATTCTATGATCCGACGCTGGGTTGAACACGTTGCTGCAGCACGAAATCCATGGGTAATTGAATTCGCAGGAGAACCAGCACTGCACTGCGAGGACCTTCCTGAAATTTTCGGCACGGGCAAAGTTCACGACATAGCAGTGATCTTTGCCCGTGGGTACGACCCGCTTTGGCAACCTTATGGGCAACGTCGCAGTGTTATGTGTATGCGTCTCGACGGTTCCCAAGACCACATCATCACTGATCCATTAGCCCATGTTCGCACAGGTTTTATGAAGTCGTAAGTGCTGTACGAAGTGATTCATGTTGCAATTGCTCTACCATCCATGGGCTAAACGCAAACGGCGCAGAATGCACTGCATGTATAAGCTTACTTGGTTCAACCCACACTAGTGAGTCCACCTCTTCAGCTTCAGGCATGAGAGTATCGTCAGTCACCTCTGCAGTGAATACTGGGCAGATTTCCCACTCCACAATGCCGCGTGAATCCACAGCGCGATAACTAAAATCGGGCAAGACACACGCGATGTTGACTAATTTGTCCTGCGAAATCCCAATCTCGTGAGGTACCCTGCGGGCAACCGCTTGCTCAGGGGTTTCCCCCGGCATAAGATGCCCGCAAGCAGAATTAG
This window encodes:
- the idi gene encoding isopentenyl-diphosphate Delta-isomerase gives rise to the protein MNDVELVVLADEFGKPSGTAVKSEVHTTDTPLHFAFSCYVRNNKGDLLITRRALSKKTWPGVWTNSACGHLMPGETPEQAVARRVPHEIGISQDKLVNIACVLPDFSYRAVDSRGIVEWEICPVFTAEVTDDTLMPEAEEVDSLVWVEPSKLIHAVHSAPFAFSPWMVEQLQHESLRTALTTS
- a CDS encoding alpha/beta fold hydrolase, producing MSEQITMGPYTGTVHGNAARFDAVAYATLPSEYSAAVRCFTPTQGDYHNNYRTELHATITAPKAAHRYADYPVIVYIHGGAYFEGSRDDISGLTFAEDKVVVVSIDYRLGIQGFTPFAAEEPHHYRGIDDCAVALTWVQENIETFGGDPTNVTVMGNSAGGGIALWLARRDHYTGLFRRLWVSSPAFPRGGDRRSATRWALSAPVTQTGLERLPRRKVVRAETSLRRRYFTDLAFGPHPFNAKELVTLPTVVTYTTDECADFVGVKKLQASRWSKYIRKYLAKGLDALPKYIEQLPDDTYFAQLTSDSMIRRWVEHVAAARNPWVIEFAGEPALHCEDLPEIFGTGKVHDIAVIFARGYDPLWQPYGQRRSVMCMRLDGSQDHIITDPLAHVRTGFMKS